The following proteins are co-located in the Myxococcus fulvus genome:
- a CDS encoding GTP-binding protein, which produces MSAQVEVEQPKPRVHLGVLGHEGHGKSTLAAAITKVLARSSETRTLSPTGSGTLRQTRARGISLSMMYVECQTSHRCYSHVVPPSHVDCVKGLMTGSAPMDGAILVVSADEGPMPQTRDCIRLAREAGIRSIVVFLNKWRLMDDPEIRELVEHEVRTLLKSYDFPGDETPIVTGSALRALGGDTGAWGEPAIRRLLEVVDRHITTPRCVTREPLLMPVQGVRFIINQGTVVGGRVERGTLHLHEEVEVVGLGPTLRTVVTRIEQFHKPLDEGRVGDKVDVQVRGLEGWNLKRGQVLARPGSIRAHQRFIARVYLLTRADGGRHGVLLDDDCLRFCFHGTDMMGTVRLLEGERLGNPGDTLLLLVELTDPVALEETLRFEVREGGRTVGVGIVTKVL; this is translated from the coding sequence ATGAGTGCTCAGGTGGAAGTCGAACAGCCCAAGCCCCGGGTGCATCTCGGCGTGCTGGGCCACGAGGGCCACGGCAAGTCGACCCTGGCGGCGGCCATCACGAAGGTGCTGGCGCGGTCGAGTGAGACCCGGACCTTGTCACCGACGGGGTCGGGCACGCTCAGACAGACGCGCGCTCGAGGAATCTCCCTCTCGATGATGTACGTGGAATGTCAGACGTCGCATCGGTGCTACTCACACGTCGTCCCTCCCTCGCACGTGGACTGCGTGAAAGGGCTGATGACGGGCTCGGCGCCGATGGACGGGGCCATCCTGGTCGTCTCCGCGGACGAGGGCCCCATGCCACAGACGCGCGACTGCATCCGCCTGGCGCGCGAGGCGGGCATCCGGTCCATCGTGGTCTTCCTGAACAAGTGGCGCCTGATGGACGACCCGGAGATTCGCGAGCTCGTGGAACACGAGGTCAGGACGCTGCTGAAGTCGTATGACTTTCCGGGCGATGAGACACCCATCGTCACCGGCTCCGCGCTGAGGGCGCTGGGGGGCGACACGGGGGCGTGGGGGGAGCCGGCCATCCGGCGCCTGCTGGAGGTGGTGGACCGCCACATCACGACGCCCCGGTGCGTGACGCGCGAGCCGCTCCTGATGCCGGTGCAGGGCGTGCGCTTCATCATCAACCAAGGCACGGTGGTGGGGGGACGCGTGGAGCGCGGCACGCTCCACCTCCACGAGGAGGTGGAGGTGGTGGGGCTGGGGCCGACGCTGAGGACGGTGGTGACGCGCATCGAGCAGTTCCACAAGCCCCTGGATGAGGGCCGGGTGGGCGACAAGGTCGACGTGCAGGTCCGCGGCCTGGAGGGCTGGAACCTGAAGCGTGGGCAGGTGCTGGCCCGGCCCGGCAGCATCCGAGCGCACCAGCGGTTCATCGCCCGGGTCTATCTGCTGACGAGGGCGGATGGTGGGCGCCACGGCGTGTTGCTCGACGATGACTGCCTGCGCTTCTGCTTCCATGGGACGGACATGATGGGGACGGTGAGGTTGCTGGAGGGAGAGCGACTGGGGAACCCGGGCGACACCCTGCTGCTGCTGGTGGAACTCACCGACCCCGTCGCGCTGGAGGAGACGCTGCGCTTCGAGGTGCGCGAGGGCGGCCGCACCGTGGGCGTCGGCATCGTCACGAAGGTCCTCTGA
- a CDS encoding GTP-binding protein: MDAQAKITDSKPNVNIGMLGHEGHGKTLLTAAITQVLAKRGGAERCSYEALQAVGQRIERGIFLSTTQVEYQTVNRRYAHVDHPGHADCVKNLMTGAASLDGAILVVSAVDGPMPQTREYALLAHQSGVERLVVFLNKTDLMSNRELHELWEEEIRELLTECGFRGDEVPIIRGSARRAFEGDAGEWGERAILSLLEAVDHEIPTPWRAGDEPLLLSVEDVYLRLDGGAAVVGRVERGRLHPEEEVEVVGVRPTRRAVVTRLEKSLQAVPEAGRGDTLEVHLGGLGDWLPERGQVLATPGSLKPYTRFKAQVYLLAREDGGRRGLLLSGDRLGFNFHGVDVIGKMWLPRGERFGTPGDNLPLEIQLETPVALEKGLRFSVRETGCTVGVGIVTDVLR, translated from the coding sequence ATGGATGCTCAGGCGAAAATCACAGACAGCAAGCCCAACGTGAACATCGGTATGTTGGGACACGAGGGCCATGGGAAGACGCTGTTGACGGCGGCCATCACCCAGGTGTTGGCGAAGCGAGGAGGCGCCGAGCGCTGCTCGTATGAGGCGTTGCAGGCGGTGGGGCAGCGCATCGAGCGGGGAATCTTCCTCTCGACGACGCAGGTGGAGTACCAGACGGTGAATCGCCGGTACGCGCACGTCGACCATCCCGGGCACGCCGACTGCGTGAAGAACCTGATGACGGGCGCGGCGAGCCTGGACGGCGCCATCCTGGTGGTCTCCGCGGTGGATGGCCCGATGCCCCAGACTCGCGAGTATGCGCTGCTGGCGCATCAGTCTGGCGTGGAGCGCCTGGTGGTCTTCCTGAACAAGACGGACCTGATGAGCAACAGGGAGCTGCATGAGCTCTGGGAGGAGGAGATTCGCGAGCTGCTGACGGAGTGCGGCTTCCGGGGCGACGAGGTCCCCATCATCCGCGGCTCGGCGCGCAGGGCGTTCGAGGGAGACGCGGGTGAATGGGGGGAGCGGGCCATCCTGAGTCTCCTGGAGGCGGTGGACCACGAGATTCCGACGCCGTGGCGAGCGGGGGATGAGCCGTTGTTGCTGTCGGTGGAGGACGTGTACCTCCGCCTGGACGGCGGCGCGGCGGTGGTGGGGCGCGTGGAGCGTGGCCGGCTCCATCCGGAGGAGGAGGTCGAGGTGGTGGGGGTGCGTCCGACGCGCAGGGCGGTGGTGACGCGCCTGGAGAAGTCCCTCCAGGCGGTGCCTGAGGCCGGGAGGGGAGACACCCTCGAGGTGCATCTGGGGGGCCTGGGGGACTGGCTGCCGGAGCGGGGGCAGGTGTTGGCGACGCCGGGCAGCCTCAAGCCATACACACGGTTCAAGGCGCAGGTGTATCTCCTGGCGAGGGAGGACGGGGGACGTCGGGGATTGCTGCTGAGCGGCGACCGTCTGGGTTTCAACTTCCACGGTGTGGATGTCATCGGGAAGATGTGGTTGCCGCGAGGAGAACGGTTCGGGACGCCCGGGGACAACCTGCCGCTGGAGATCCAGCTCGAGACCCCTGTCGCGTTGGAGAAGGGCCTGCGCTTCTCGGTGCGGGAGACGGGCTGCACGGTGGGAGTCGGCATCGTGACGGACGTCCTCAGATAG